A window from Mycolicibacterium tokaiense encodes these proteins:
- a CDS encoding carboxymuconolactone decarboxylase family protein — MTQVLETEKQHRITLNRVAPEFFEAMMTISAAAQKGIDPRLAELIKIRASQLNHCAFCLDMHSHDARKNGETEQRIYLLSAWEEAGDLYTEKEQAALALTEEMTDLTRGAHVSDAVYARAASVFTDAELGQVIAMVTVINAWNRISVSTRVAPPHRH, encoded by the coding sequence ATGACACAGGTACTGGAGACCGAGAAACAACACCGCATCACCCTCAACCGCGTCGCACCCGAATTCTTCGAAGCGATGATGACCATTTCGGCGGCAGCGCAGAAGGGCATCGATCCGCGGCTGGCCGAGTTGATCAAGATTCGCGCCTCCCAGCTCAACCACTGCGCGTTCTGCCTCGACATGCACAGCCACGACGCCCGCAAGAACGGCGAAACCGAGCAGCGCATCTATCTGCTCTCGGCGTGGGAGGAAGCCGGTGACCTCTACACCGAAAAGGAGCAGGCGGCGCTGGCGCTCACCGAGGAGATGACCGACCTGACCCGCGGCGCGCACGTCTCGGACGCGGTGTATGCCAGGGCCGCATCGGTTTTCACCGACGCAGAGCTCGGTCAGGTGATCGCCATGGTCACCGTCATCAACGCCTGGAACCGGATCAGCGTCAGCACCCGGGTGGCGCCGCCGCACCGGCACTGA
- a CDS encoding arabinosyltransferase domain-containing protein, with product MSGSSYRTAKLVAVVTGLLGTLMALATPFLPVTQTTAQLNWPQNGVLDSVTAPLIGYVATDLQITIPCSAVAGLTGPGSAGRTVLLSTVPKQATNAVDRGLLIERANNNLAVVVRNTPVVVAPLSAVESPQCRELVFSAQADRVSAEFVGLTQEVSPSYTGDEPDSPLRGERSGYDFRPQIVGVFTDLTGPAPPGLEFSATIDTRYSTAPSTLKLVTMIVGVLLTLTSLVALHRLDTADGVRHHRLLPRRWWSIGWLDAVVATVLVWWHFVGANTADDGYILTMARVSENAGYLANYYRWFGTPEAPFGWFYDVQALWAHVSTASIWMRLPTLLMALACWWIISREVIPRLGHAVKRSRAAAWTAAGMFLAVWLPLNNGLRPEPLIALGILLTWCSVERAVATSRLLPVAVACIIGALTLFSGPTGIASVGALLVAIGPLLTILKRRSKQFGLAPLLAPILAAGTVSIFLTFRDQTFAAVAEASSYKTLIGPSLAWFDEHTRYERLFMATPDGSIARRFAVLAVLLALAVAVAMSLRKGRIPGTAAGPSRRIIGITIILFLAMMFTPTKWTHHFGVIAGLAGSLGALAAVAVTAHAMRSRRNRTVFAAVVLFMVALCFASVNGWWYVSNFGVPWSNSFPEFRFGVTTILLGCSVLTLIVAAVMHFSGRGEKPWRPTPLGRILHSPLAIAAWALVIFEVVSLTAAVAIQYPAWTVGRSNLQALTGKTCGLATDVMVEQDPNAGMLTPIDEPVGEALGAVRSVGFSPNGIPTDVSPDPVSDAQTSDNFADTDGSSNDSGEAGTEGGTTATTGVNGSRARLPFELNPATTPVLGSWRSGVQQPAFLRSAWYALPPRDEAGPLLVVSVAGRFDSSDIAVQWADSEGEPAGSVGFADVGAAPAWRNMRVPLSAIPSDATQIRLVSTEDDLAPDAWIAVTPPRIPQLRSLQDVVGSTDPVLLDWLVGLAFPCQRPFGHNHGVTEVPRWRILPDRFGAEANSPVMDYLGGGPLGISELLFQAETVPTYLQDDWSRDWGALQRLVQFYPDAQPARLELGTATRSGLWSPAPLRLS from the coding sequence GTGTCGGGATCGAGCTACCGGACGGCCAAGCTCGTCGCCGTCGTCACCGGGCTGCTGGGCACGCTGATGGCCCTGGCCACGCCGTTCCTGCCGGTCACACAGACCACCGCGCAGCTGAACTGGCCGCAAAACGGTGTCCTGGACTCCGTGACGGCACCGCTCATCGGCTACGTCGCGACCGACCTGCAGATCACCATTCCGTGCTCGGCCGTCGCCGGCCTGACCGGTCCCGGTAGCGCCGGGCGCACCGTGCTGCTGTCCACAGTGCCCAAGCAGGCCACCAACGCCGTCGACCGTGGCCTGCTCATCGAACGCGCCAACAACAACCTGGCGGTGGTGGTGCGCAACACCCCGGTGGTCGTCGCACCCCTGAGCGCGGTGGAGAGCCCGCAGTGCCGAGAGTTGGTGTTCAGCGCACAGGCCGACCGCGTGAGCGCCGAATTCGTCGGCCTCACCCAGGAGGTCTCGCCGTCCTACACCGGCGACGAGCCCGACTCCCCGCTGCGCGGTGAACGCAGCGGCTACGACTTCCGCCCGCAGATCGTGGGCGTCTTCACCGATCTCACCGGACCCGCGCCGCCCGGGCTGGAGTTCTCGGCGACCATCGACACCCGCTACAGCACCGCGCCATCGACGCTGAAGCTGGTCACGATGATCGTCGGGGTGCTGCTCACCCTGACCTCGCTGGTGGCGCTGCACCGCCTCGACACCGCCGACGGGGTACGCCACCATCGGTTGCTGCCCCGGCGTTGGTGGTCCATCGGCTGGCTGGACGCGGTGGTGGCCACGGTGCTGGTGTGGTGGCACTTCGTGGGCGCGAACACCGCCGACGACGGCTACATCCTCACCATGGCCCGCGTGTCGGAGAACGCCGGCTACCTGGCCAACTACTACCGGTGGTTCGGTACCCCGGAGGCGCCGTTCGGCTGGTTCTACGACGTGCAGGCGCTGTGGGCGCACGTGTCCACGGCCAGCATCTGGATGCGCCTGCCGACGCTGCTGATGGCGCTGGCCTGCTGGTGGATCATCAGCCGCGAGGTCATCCCCCGCCTCGGGCACGCCGTCAAACGCAGCCGCGCGGCGGCGTGGACCGCGGCCGGCATGTTCCTGGCGGTGTGGCTGCCGCTGAACAACGGGCTGCGGCCCGAACCGCTGATCGCGCTGGGCATCCTGCTGACCTGGTGTTCGGTGGAACGCGCGGTGGCCACCAGCCGGCTGCTCCCGGTGGCGGTGGCGTGCATCATCGGCGCGCTGACGCTGTTCTCCGGCCCCACCGGCATCGCGTCGGTCGGCGCCCTGCTGGTGGCCATCGGGCCGCTGCTGACCATCCTCAAACGTCGCTCCAAGCAGTTCGGCCTGGCCCCGCTGCTGGCGCCCATCCTGGCCGCCGGCACCGTGTCGATCTTCCTGACCTTCCGTGATCAGACGTTTGCCGCCGTGGCCGAGGCCAGCTCGTACAAGACGCTGATAGGCCCCAGCCTGGCCTGGTTCGACGAGCACACCCGCTACGAGCGGCTGTTCATGGCCACCCCGGACGGCTCCATCGCCCGCCGGTTCGCGGTGCTGGCCGTGCTGCTGGCGCTGGCGGTCGCGGTGGCGATGTCGCTGCGCAAGGGCCGGATCCCCGGGACCGCGGCGGGCCCCAGCCGCCGGATCATCGGTATCACCATCATCTTGTTCCTGGCGATGATGTTCACCCCCACCAAGTGGACCCACCACTTCGGTGTGATCGCCGGGCTGGCCGGCTCGCTGGGTGCCCTGGCGGCCGTCGCCGTCACCGCCCACGCCATGCGCTCGCGACGCAACCGCACCGTGTTCGCGGCGGTGGTGTTGTTCATGGTGGCGCTGTGCTTCGCCAGCGTCAACGGCTGGTGGTATGTGTCCAACTTCGGTGTGCCGTGGTCGAATTCGTTCCCCGAGTTCCGCTTCGGCGTCACCACCATCCTGCTCGGCTGCTCGGTGCTGACGCTGATCGTGGCCGCGGTGATGCACTTCTCCGGCCGCGGCGAGAAGCCCTGGCGCCCCACCCCACTCGGGCGGATCCTGCACTCGCCGTTGGCCATCGCCGCCTGGGCGCTGGTGATCTTCGAAGTGGTGTCGCTGACCGCCGCGGTGGCCATCCAGTACCCGGCCTGGACCGTGGGCCGCTCGAACCTGCAGGCCCTGACCGGGAAGACCTGCGGCCTGGCCACCGACGTGATGGTGGAGCAGGACCCCAATGCCGGCATGCTGACGCCCATCGACGAACCCGTCGGGGAGGCACTGGGCGCCGTGAGATCGGTGGGCTTCTCCCCCAACGGGATTCCCACCGACGTCTCACCGGATCCGGTGAGCGACGCTCAGACCAGTGACAACTTCGCCGACACCGACGGCAGCAGCAACGACAGCGGCGAGGCCGGCACCGAGGGCGGCACCACCGCCACCACCGGGGTCAACGGCTCACGGGCACGGCTGCCGTTCGAGCTGAACCCGGCCACCACACCGGTGCTCGGCAGCTGGCGGTCCGGGGTGCAACAGCCGGCGTTCCTGCGCTCGGCCTGGTACGCCCTGCCGCCCCGCGACGAGGCCGGGCCGCTGCTGGTGGTCTCGGTCGCCGGCCGCTTCGACTCCAGCGACATCGCGGTCCAGTGGGCCGATTCCGAGGGCGAACCCGCCGGATCGGTCGGGTTCGCCGACGTCGGCGCCGCACCGGCCTGGCGCAACATGCGGGTACCGCTGAGTGCCATCCCGTCCGACGCCACCCAGATCCGGCTGGTGTCCACCGAGGACGACCTGGCCCCCGATGCGTGGATCGCGGTGACCCCGCCGCGCATCCCCCAGCTGCGCAGCCTGCAGGACGTGGTGGGCTCCACCGACCCCGTGCTGCTGGACTGGCTGGTGGGGCTGGCATTCCCCTGCCAACGGCCGTTCGGGCACAACCACGGTGTCACCGAGGTGCCGCGCTGGCGGATCCTGCCCGACCGCTTCGGCGCCGAGGCCAACTCACCGGTGATGGACTACCTGGGCGGCGGGCCGCTGGGGATCAGCGAACTGCTGTTCCAGGCCGAGACGGTACCCACCTATCTGCAGGATGACTGGTCCCGCGATTGGGGAGCGCTGCAGCGGCTGGTGCAGTTCTACCCGGATGCGCAGCCCGCCCGACTGGAGCTGGGGACCGCGACACGCAGCGGCCTGTGGAGCCCGGCGCCTCTCCGGTTGTCCTGA
- a CDS encoding decaprenylphospho-beta-D-erythro-pentofuranosid-2-ulose 2-reductase → MVFDAVGNPQRILLLGGTSEIALAIGARYLRDAPAHVVLADLPGHPRKDSAMEQMRSAGAKSVEWVDFDALDTDNHPAVIDGAFAAGDVDVAVVAFGLLGDAEELWQNQRKAVQIAGINYTAAVSVGVLLGEKMRAQGSGRIIAMSSAAGERVRRSNFVYGSTKAGLDGFYLGLGEALKEHGVRVLVIRPGQVRTTTTIEHWKATGAKEAPLTVDKEDVAELAVSASAKGKDLVWAPGAFRFVMMILRHIPRPIFRKLPI, encoded by the coding sequence ATGGTGTTCGACGCAGTTGGCAACCCGCAGCGCATCCTGCTGCTGGGCGGCACTTCCGAGATCGCGTTGGCCATCGGCGCGCGCTATCTGCGTGATGCCCCCGCCCATGTCGTGCTGGCAGATCTGCCCGGACATCCCCGCAAGGACTCGGCGATGGAGCAGATGCGCAGCGCCGGAGCCAAATCCGTCGAGTGGGTCGATTTCGACGCTCTGGACACCGACAACCACCCGGCTGTGATCGACGGGGCCTTCGCCGCGGGTGATGTCGACGTCGCAGTGGTGGCCTTCGGCCTGCTCGGCGACGCCGAGGAACTGTGGCAGAACCAGCGCAAGGCCGTGCAGATCGCCGGGATCAACTACACCGCAGCGGTTTCGGTCGGGGTTCTGCTCGGCGAGAAGATGCGCGCCCAGGGCTCGGGCCGCATCATCGCGATGAGCTCCGCGGCCGGCGAGCGGGTCCGTCGCTCCAACTTCGTCTACGGCTCCACCAAAGCCGGCCTGGACGGCTTCTACCTGGGCCTCGGCGAAGCACTCAAGGAGCACGGCGTCCGGGTCCTGGTGATCCGGCCCGGGCAGGTGCGCACCACCACGACGATCGAACACTGGAAGGCCACCGGCGCCAAGGAGGCTCCGCTGACCGTGGACAAGGAAGACGTGGCCGAGCTGGCCGTCAGCGCGTCGGCCAAAGGCAAGGACCTGGTGTGGGCGCCGGGGGCATTCCGGTTCGTGATGATGATCCTGCGGCACATCCCGCGGCCCATCTTCCGCAAGCTGCCCATCTGA
- a CDS encoding pyridoxamine 5'-phosphate oxidase family protein produces the protein MDDAVTALDDETSWNLISGVHLGRLVTVIEGWPEIFPVNFVVQRRTILFRTAEGTKLFGAVTNDQVLFEADDHTVAEGWSVIVRGTAKVLFAADDIADAEQAGLYPWTATQKLRFVRVTPGDITGRRFVFGPEPD, from the coding sequence ATGGATGATGCGGTGACCGCGCTCGACGACGAGACCAGCTGGAACCTGATCTCGGGTGTGCACCTGGGCAGGCTGGTGACCGTCATCGAGGGCTGGCCCGAGATCTTCCCGGTGAACTTCGTGGTGCAGCGCCGCACCATCCTGTTCCGCACCGCCGAGGGCACCAAGCTCTTCGGCGCGGTGACCAATGACCAGGTGTTGTTCGAGGCCGACGATCACACTGTGGCCGAGGGCTGGAGCGTGATCGTGCGGGGCACCGCCAAGGTGCTGTTCGCCGCCGACGACATCGCCGACGCCGAGCAGGCCGGTCTGTATCCGTGGACCGCCACGCAAAAGCTCCGGTTCGTCCGCGTGACGCCGGGTGACATCACCGGCAGGCGTTTCGTTTTCGGGCCTGAGCCGGACTGA
- a CDS encoding PLP-dependent aminotransferase family protein — protein sequence MDSWANSRDLHLNLTLTPGARGVRDQLLGALRESVRSGRLSAGTALPPSRTLAADLGVARNTVADVYAELVAEGWLASRQGAGTWVLDSPHRGAPQPARPRGALPPPRHNLMPGSGDVAQFPRAAWLASTRRALAAAPTEALRMGDPRGRLELREALAGYLARARGVRVTPDSVVITAGTRHSVEILARMFGPERAIAVEAYGLFIFRDCIAAMGGTTVPIGFDDLGAAVADLNAVDTPAALVTPAHHYPHGVPLHPSRRTAIVEWAGRTESLVLEDDYDGEFRYDRQPVGALQSLDPQRVVYLGSTSKSLTPVLRLGWMVAPTALVDEVVAAAGGQQFYVDGITQLTMADFIVAGNYDKHIRRMRAIYRRRRDALVRRLAPLAPAVTVTGLSAGLHLLLMLPDGAEPEVLRRAGAAGVGIAGLSRLRHPLADNNIIRPDGVVVNFGTPGEHAFPHAVEALATVLEQTVVRSA from the coding sequence ATGGATTCGTGGGCCAATTCGCGAGACCTCCACCTGAACCTGACCCTCACACCGGGTGCCCGGGGAGTGCGCGACCAACTGCTGGGTGCGCTGCGCGAGTCGGTGCGCTCGGGGCGACTCTCGGCCGGCACAGCGCTGCCCCCGTCCCGCACACTGGCTGCTGACCTGGGCGTCGCACGCAACACCGTCGCCGATGTCTACGCCGAACTGGTGGCCGAAGGCTGGCTGGCGTCCAGGCAGGGCGCGGGCACCTGGGTGCTGGACTCGCCGCACCGGGGAGCGCCGCAACCGGCCCGCCCCCGCGGAGCGTTGCCACCGCCGCGGCACAACCTGATGCCGGGCTCCGGGGACGTCGCCCAGTTCCCCCGGGCGGCCTGGCTGGCCTCGACCCGACGCGCTCTGGCGGCCGCCCCCACCGAGGCGTTGCGGATGGGCGACCCGCGGGGACGTCTCGAACTGCGCGAAGCGCTCGCCGGCTACCTGGCCCGCGCCCGCGGGGTACGCGTCACCCCGGACTCGGTGGTGATCACCGCGGGCACCCGGCACTCGGTGGAGATCCTGGCGCGGATGTTCGGCCCCGAGCGCGCGATCGCCGTGGAAGCGTACGGACTGTTCATCTTTCGTGACTGCATCGCCGCGATGGGCGGCACCACGGTGCCCATCGGTTTCGACGACCTCGGTGCGGCGGTCGCCGACCTGAACGCCGTCGACACCCCTGCTGCGCTGGTGACGCCGGCACACCACTACCCGCATGGGGTGCCACTGCACCCGAGCCGACGCACCGCCATCGTGGAGTGGGCCGGGCGCACCGAAAGTCTGGTGCTGGAAGACGATTACGACGGCGAGTTCCGATACGACCGGCAACCGGTGGGTGCGCTGCAGAGCCTGGACCCGCAGCGGGTGGTCTACCTCGGGTCGACGAGCAAGAGCCTGACCCCGGTACTGCGCCTGGGCTGGATGGTGGCACCCACCGCCCTGGTGGACGAGGTGGTGGCCGCGGCGGGCGGTCAGCAGTTCTACGTCGACGGCATCACCCAGCTGACGATGGCCGACTTCATCGTTGCGGGCAACTACGACAAGCACATCCGGCGGATGCGCGCCATCTACCGGCGTCGCCGCGACGCGCTGGTGCGCCGTCTCGCCCCGCTGGCACCCGCGGTGACCGTCACCGGTTTGTCGGCCGGGCTGCACCTGCTGCTGATGTTGCCCGACGGTGCGGAACCAGAGGTGCTGCGGCGCGCCGGCGCGGCAGGCGTGGGTATCGCGGGCCTGTCCCGGCTACGACATCCGTTGGCGGACAACAACATTATCCGCCCGGACGGCGTCGTGGTGAACTTCGGAACCCCGGGGGAACACGCCTTCCCGCACGCGGTGGAGGCGTTGGCAACCGTCCTCGAGCAGACCGTGGTCCGCTCAGCGTAG
- a CDS encoding GtrA family protein, translating to MPPNLSLGTQVWRFLVTGGLSAVVDFGLYLLFLQLGWHVNVAKTVSFIAGTTTAYLINRRWTFQATPSRARFIAVMVLYALTYAVQVGINYLFYTGWDDKPWRVPVAFVIAQGTATVINFVVQRAVIFRLR from the coding sequence ATGCCGCCCAACCTGAGCCTCGGCACCCAGGTGTGGCGATTCCTCGTCACCGGCGGGCTGTCCGCCGTGGTGGACTTCGGTCTCTACCTGCTGTTCCTGCAGCTGGGGTGGCACGTGAACGTGGCCAAGACCGTGAGCTTCATCGCCGGAACCACCACGGCATACCTGATCAACCGGCGCTGGACATTCCAGGCCACCCCCAGCCGGGCCCGCTTCATCGCGGTGATGGTGCTCTACGCCCTCACCTATGCCGTGCAGGTCGGGATCAACTACCTCTTCTACACCGGATGGGACGACAAGCCCTGGCGGGTGCCGGTGGCGTTCGTCATCGCCCAGGGCACGGCGACCGTCATCAACTTCGTGGTGCAGCGCGCGGTGATCTTCCGGCTGAGGTAA
- a CDS encoding FAD-binding oxidoreductase: MFVTTTRQLSGWGRTAPSVAEVLSTPDVDEIAKAVSQAGPRGVLARGLGRSYGDNAQNGGGLVIDMPALNRIHSISADEATVDVDAGVNLDQLMKAALPFGLWVPVLPGTRQVTVGGAIACDIHGKNHHSAGSFGNHVRSMDLLTADGQIRHLTPDGENAALFWATVGGNGLTGIILRATVAMTPTETAYFIADGDVTASLDETIAIHSDGSEANYTYSSAWFDAISAPPKLGRAAISRGSLAKLDQLPEKLQRDPLKFDAPQLLTLPDVFPNGLANKYTFGPIGELWYRKSGTYRGKVQNLTQFYHPLDMFGEWNRAYGPAGFLQYQFVVPTEAVDEFKTIITDIQGSGHYSFLNVFKLFGPGNQAPLSFPIPGWNVCVDFPIKAGLNEFVTELDRRVLQFGGRLYTAKDSRTTAETFHAMYPRIDEWIAVRRSVDPDGVFASDMARRLELL, encoded by the coding sequence ATGTTTGTCACGACCACACGCCAGCTCAGCGGTTGGGGACGCACCGCGCCCTCGGTCGCCGAAGTGCTGTCGACCCCCGACGTCGATGAGATCGCCAAGGCCGTCAGCCAGGCCGGCCCCCGCGGCGTCCTGGCCCGCGGGCTGGGCCGCTCCTACGGCGACAACGCCCAGAACGGCGGCGGGCTCGTCATCGACATGCCCGCGCTGAACCGCATCCACTCCATCAGCGCCGACGAAGCCACAGTGGACGTGGACGCCGGGGTGAACCTGGACCAGCTGATGAAGGCCGCGCTGCCGTTCGGGCTGTGGGTGCCGGTCCTGCCGGGCACCCGGCAGGTCACCGTCGGTGGCGCCATTGCCTGCGACATCCACGGCAAGAACCACCACAGCGCCGGCAGCTTCGGCAACCACGTGCGTTCGATGGACCTGCTGACCGCCGACGGCCAGATCCGTCACCTGACGCCGGACGGCGAGAACGCGGCCCTGTTCTGGGCCACCGTCGGCGGCAACGGCCTGACCGGCATCATCCTGCGCGCCACCGTCGCGATGACGCCCACGGAGACGGCGTACTTCATCGCCGACGGTGACGTGACCGCCAGCCTGGACGAGACCATCGCGATCCACAGCGACGGCAGCGAAGCCAACTACACCTACTCCAGCGCCTGGTTCGACGCCATCAGCGCACCCCCGAAGCTGGGCCGGGCAGCGATCTCGCGCGGGTCGCTGGCCAAGCTCGACCAGCTGCCGGAGAAGCTGCAGCGCGACCCGCTGAAATTCGATGCCCCGCAACTGCTCACTTTGCCTGACGTGTTTCCCAACGGGCTGGCCAACAAGTACACCTTCGGACCCATCGGCGAACTCTGGTACCGCAAGTCGGGCACCTACCGGGGCAAGGTGCAGAACCTGACGCAGTTCTACCACCCGCTGGACATGTTCGGTGAGTGGAACCGCGCCTACGGACCGGCTGGATTCCTGCAGTACCAGTTCGTGGTGCCCACCGAGGCGGTCGACGAGTTCAAGACCATCATCACCGACATCCAGGGCAGCGGACACTACTCGTTCCTCAACGTGTTCAAGCTGTTCGGCCCGGGAAACCAAGCGCCGCTGAGCTTCCCGATCCCCGGGTGGAACGTGTGCGTCGACTTCCCGATCAAGGCGGGCCTGAACGAATTCGTCACCGAACTGGACCGCCGGGTCCTGCAGTTCGGCGGCCGCCTCTACACCGCCAAGGACTCGCGCACCACCGCCGAGACCTTCCATGCCATGTACCCGCGGATCGACGAGTGGATCGCGGTGCGTCGCAGCGTCGATCCCGACGGTGTGTTCGCCTCCGATATGGCCCGACGTTTGGAGTTGCTCTAG
- a CDS encoding galactan 5-O-arabinofuranosyltransferase, whose translation MRNALVSITQMVLAALLAAVVSVVALVAIGRVQWPAFPSSNQLHALTTVGQFVCLAALFAAGWVWVRGRQRLAYGTALVALPAFVVATLGMPLGATKLYLFGISVDQQFRTEYVTRLTDSPALRDMTYAGLPPYYPPGWFWIGGRAADLAGVPGWEIYKPWAVTSIAIAVALAFVLWSRLIRFTYALIVTTATAAVTIAYASPEPYSAIITVLLPPVFVLAWSGLRSTGHGWAAIVGTGIFLGVTATFYTLLLGLAAMTVTVMALLLAAARRSIAPLIKLAVAGVIAIAIALITWAPFLLRSLREPLSDTGSAMHYLPADGAVLTFPMLQFTLLGALCMLGTIWLIARARSSVRAGALAVGVLSVYLWSLLSMLTTLAGTTLLSFRLQPTLTVLLATAGVFGFLEVSLAAAARWGRKLVPVAAVIGLAGAMAFSQDIPDTLGPDITVAYTDTDGAGQRGDRRPPGAEQYYAEIDAAITEQTGRPRDETVVLTADYSFLSFYPYFGFQGLTSHYANPLAQFEARSAEIESWADLDTSAEFTAALDALPWQPPTVFLMRGGAASTYTLRLAEDVYPNQPNVRRYTVELDAALFDSPEFDVQTIGPFVLAIRKSP comes from the coding sequence ATGAGGAACGCGCTGGTCAGCATCACCCAGATGGTGCTGGCGGCTCTGCTTGCCGCTGTCGTGTCGGTGGTGGCGCTGGTCGCGATCGGCCGCGTGCAGTGGCCGGCGTTCCCGTCGTCGAACCAATTGCACGCGCTCACCACGGTGGGCCAATTCGTCTGTCTGGCAGCCCTGTTCGCCGCCGGCTGGGTCTGGGTGCGGGGACGCCAGAGGCTGGCCTACGGCACCGCGCTGGTGGCCCTGCCCGCCTTCGTGGTGGCCACCCTGGGCATGCCGCTGGGCGCCACCAAGCTGTACCTGTTCGGGATCTCGGTGGACCAGCAGTTCCGCACCGAGTACGTGACCCGGCTGACCGACAGCCCCGCTCTGCGTGACATGACCTACGCCGGGCTGCCGCCCTACTATCCGCCCGGCTGGTTCTGGATCGGCGGCCGGGCCGCGGATCTGGCCGGCGTGCCCGGCTGGGAGATCTACAAGCCCTGGGCCGTCACCTCCATCGCCATCGCGGTGGCGCTGGCATTCGTGTTGTGGTCCAGGCTGATCCGCTTCACCTACGCCCTGATCGTCACCACCGCCACCGCCGCGGTGACCATCGCCTACGCCTCCCCCGAGCCCTACAGCGCCATCATCACGGTGCTGCTGCCGCCGGTCTTCGTGCTGGCCTGGTCGGGACTGAGGTCCACAGGGCACGGCTGGGCCGCCATCGTCGGCACCGGCATCTTCCTGGGCGTCACCGCCACCTTCTACACGCTGCTGCTGGGTCTGGCGGCGATGACGGTGACGGTGATGGCCTTGCTGCTGGCCGCGGCCCGGCGCAGCATCGCGCCGCTGATCAAGCTGGCGGTCGCCGGCGTCATCGCCATCGCCATCGCGTTGATCACCTGGGCGCCGTTCCTGCTGCGCAGCCTGCGGGAACCGTTGAGCGACACCGGCAGCGCCATGCACTACCTGCCCGCTGACGGCGCCGTGCTGACCTTCCCCATGCTGCAGTTCACCCTGCTGGGCGCACTCTGCATGCTCGGCACCATCTGGCTGATCGCCCGGGCCCGGTCCTCGGTGCGCGCCGGCGCGCTGGCCGTTGGCGTGCTGTCGGTGTACCTGTGGTCGCTGCTCTCGATGCTGACCACCCTGGCCGGCACCACCCTGCTGAGCTTCCGGCTGCAGCCGACCCTGACGGTGCTGCTGGCCACCGCGGGCGTCTTCGGATTCCTCGAGGTCAGTCTGGCGGCCGCCGCCCGCTGGGGGCGCAAGCTGGTGCCGGTGGCCGCGGTGATCGGGCTGGCCGGGGCCATGGCGTTCAGCCAGGACATCCCCGACACGCTGGGCCCTGACATCACCGTCGCGTACACCGACACCGACGGCGCCGGACAGCGCGGTGACCGCCGCCCGCCCGGGGCCGAGCAGTACTACGCCGAGATCGACGCCGCCATCACCGAGCAGACCGGCCGCCCGCGCGACGAGACCGTGGTACTGACCGCGGACTACAGCTTCCTGTCCTTCTATCCGTACTTCGGCTTCCAAGGCCTGACGTCGCACTACGCCAACCCGCTGGCCCAGTTCGAGGCGCGCTCCGCCGAGATCGAGAGCTGGGCCGACCTGGACACCAGCGCCGAGTTCACCGCCGCCCTCGATGCGCTGCCCTGGCAGCCGCCGACAGTGTTCCTGATGCGGGGCGGCGCCGCGTCCACCTACACACTGCGGTTGGCGGAGGACGTCTACCCCAACCAGCCCAACGTCCGGCGCTACACCGTCGAACTCGATGCCGCGCTGTTCGACAGTCCAGAGTTCGACGTGCAGACCATCGGCCCGTTCGTGCTGGCCATCAGGAAGTCGCCGTGA
- a CDS encoding HD domain-containing protein encodes MQDLLEVWDALLARHTSHSDAAAAAGKALLARWSEPHRRYHGLSHLRDILASVEALGDHATDLDAVRLAAWYHDAVYDGRSDDEELSAQLAEADLTALGVDAELVAEVGRLVRLTIEHDPAAGDTNGEALSDADLAGLALPAELYQRNSALIRQEYGHVSDADFRAGRTRIIESLLAGPGLYRTPLGRRDWEAKAVANMNAELATLR; translated from the coding sequence GTGCAGGATCTGCTCGAGGTGTGGGACGCGCTGCTGGCGCGGCACACGAGTCACAGCGATGCCGCCGCCGCTGCCGGCAAGGCGCTGCTGGCCCGCTGGTCGGAGCCGCACCGCCGGTACCACGGGCTGTCGCACCTGCGGGACATCCTGGCGTCGGTCGAGGCGCTCGGAGATCACGCCACCGATCTCGACGCAGTGCGGTTGGCTGCCTGGTATCACGATGCGGTGTACGACGGCCGCTCCGACGACGAGGAGCTCAGCGCCCAGTTGGCCGAGGCCGATCTGACGGCCCTCGGGGTGGACGCTGAGCTGGTGGCCGAGGTGGGGCGGCTGGTCCGGTTGACCATCGAGCACGACCCCGCGGCCGGCGACACCAACGGCGAGGCGCTCTCCGACGCCGACCTGGCCGGCCTGGCCCTGCCCGCGGAGCTGTACCAGCGCAACTCGGCGCTGATTCGCCAGGAGTACGGCCACGTCTCCGATGCCGACTTCCGCGCCGGTCGCACGCGCATCATCGAGTCGCTGCTGGCCGGGCCCGGTCTCTATCGCACCCCGCTGGGCCGGCGGGACTGGGAGGCCAAGGCGGTGGCCAATATGAACGCCGAGCTCGCGACGCTACGCTGA